Proteins from a single region of Desulfuromonadales bacterium:
- a CDS encoding radical SAM protein yields MRLYPFFIPHAGCPHRCLFCRQQQSGGGDEPPSPAVVSGALEQMLPRCGDGEVAFFGGTFTLLPTAQQQAWLEAVAPFVHSGRVAGIRVSTRPDALAPGAAEWLAGLGVTTVELGCQSFSADVLRLAGRGHDEGAAAGAVCRLRRAGLAVGLQLMPGLPGGDRAEAMASLTSALALAPDFLRIYPTVVLRDTGLAQWYLDGLYCPVPLEEAVDWCAEMLWYCRRAGVPVIRLGLQSTPELDGGETLLAGPYHPAFGQLVRSRLWLRALLRGLAVMDARLVAVHPAELADVIGQRRGNLCELQRRFGDFNLVPDSALSRGHLALDGQDFLLMDLSAYEG; encoded by the coding sequence GTGCGGCTCTACCCCTTTTTTATTCCCCATGCCGGCTGCCCGCATCGTTGTCTGTTCTGCAGGCAGCAGCAGTCGGGCGGCGGCGATGAACCACCGTCTCCGGCCGTGGTGTCCGGCGCTCTCGAACAGATGCTGCCGCGCTGCGGTGACGGCGAGGTCGCCTTTTTCGGCGGAACGTTCACCCTGCTGCCGACCGCGCAGCAGCAGGCTTGGCTGGAGGCCGTCGCGCCCTTTGTGCATAGCGGCAGGGTGGCCGGCATCAGGGTCTCGACCCGGCCCGACGCCTTGGCGCCGGGGGCAGCCGAGTGGCTTGCAGGCCTCGGGGTGACGACTGTAGAGCTGGGTTGTCAATCCTTCTCGGCTGATGTACTGCGCCTGGCCGGACGTGGCCACGACGAAGGGGCGGCGGCCGGGGCCGTTTGCCGGTTGCGGCGGGCCGGTCTTGCTGTCGGTCTGCAGTTGATGCCGGGTCTGCCTGGAGGCGACAGGGCCGAGGCCATGGCGTCGCTGACCTCAGCCCTGGCCCTGGCTCCGGACTTTCTGCGCATCTATCCAACGGTCGTGTTGCGGGACACCGGGCTTGCGCAGTGGTATCTGGATGGCCTTTATTGCCCCGTTCCCCTCGAAGAGGCCGTCGATTGGTGCGCCGAGATGCTCTGGTACTGCCGCCGGGCTGGCGTTCCGGTGATTCGTCTGGGCTTGCAGTCGACGCCCGAACTGGACGGGGGCGAGACGTTGCTGGCCGGTCCGTATCATCCCGCTTTCGGTCAGCTGGTTCGCTCCCGTCTCTGGTTGCGGGCCCTGCTGCGGGGTCTGGCGGTGATGGACGCCCGTCTGGTGGCTGTCCACCCGGCCGAACTGGCCGATGTCATCGGCCAGCGGCGCGGCAATCTTTGCGAACTGCAGCGGCGCTTCGGTGATTTTAACCTGGTGCCTGACTCTGCCCTGTCACGGGGGCATCTGGCCCTTGACGGGCAGGACTTTCTGCTCATGGACCTCTCTGCTTACGAAGGATAA
- the der gene encoding ribosome biogenesis GTPase Der codes for MLPVVAIVGRPNVGKSTLFNRIFGRRKAIVEDIPGVTRDRNYAEVTRFDNPFTLIDTGGFEPVSEERLLVQMREQSQLAVEEADVILFVVDVQQGLTPSDIEVAGMLRRVSKPVLYVVNKVDGDRQEGGLPEFYALGVEVVYPVSAEHGRGIDDLMDAVLALLPPAPAPVESGEEIRLAVVGRPNVGKSSLVNRLLGFERMVANPQAGTTRDSIDTPFTYNRKRYVLIDTAGIRRKGKVSQKLEKYSVVQALKAMDRADVVLVVIDAEEGVTDQDVTVAGYAYEKGRAVILVVNKWDRLTKDNATLGKYVEELRRTFKYLPFAPILFVSALTGQRVNKIMTEVEKVAQEYVRRIPTPQLNKVLSEAVKDHQPPVFQGKRLKFFYVTQDGIRPPSFVIFVNRAEGVHFSYERYLGNKLREAFGFTGTPLRLYFKDRERQA; via the coding sequence ATGCTGCCAGTTGTTGCTATCGTCGGTCGTCCGAATGTGGGCAAATCGACCCTGTTTAATCGTATATTCGGTCGTCGCAAGGCCATCGTCGAGGATATCCCCGGGGTCACCCGCGACCGCAACTATGCCGAGGTTACCCGGTTTGACAACCCTTTCACGCTGATCGATACGGGTGGGTTCGAACCGGTCAGCGAAGAGCGCCTGCTGGTGCAGATGCGCGAGCAGTCCCAGTTGGCGGTGGAAGAGGCCGATGTCATCCTGTTCGTTGTCGACGTCCAGCAGGGGCTCACCCCCTCCGATATCGAGGTGGCCGGCATGCTGCGCCGCGTTTCCAAGCCGGTCCTCTACGTCGTGAACAAGGTTGATGGTGACCGGCAAGAGGGAGGGCTGCCCGAATTCTATGCGCTGGGGGTGGAAGTCGTCTATCCGGTTTCCGCCGAGCATGGCCGCGGCATCGACGATCTGATGGACGCAGTGCTGGCTCTGCTTCCGCCGGCACCGGCACCGGTGGAATCCGGTGAGGAGATCCGCCTGGCCGTAGTCGGCCGTCCCAATGTGGGCAAGTCGTCGCTGGTCAACCGCCTGCTCGGCTTCGAGCGGATGGTAGCCAATCCCCAGGCCGGTACCACACGCGACAGCATCGATACCCCCTTCACCTACAACCGCAAACGCTATGTGCTGATCGATACCGCCGGCATCCGCCGCAAGGGGAAGGTCAGCCAGAAGCTGGAAAAGTACAGTGTCGTTCAGGCGCTCAAGGCGATGGATCGCGCCGACGTCGTGCTGGTGGTGATCGATGCCGAGGAGGGAGTCACCGACCAGGACGTGACCGTGGCCGGCTACGCCTACGAAAAGGGGCGGGCTGTCATTCTGGTGGTCAACAAGTGGGACCGTCTCACCAAGGACAATGCCACTCTCGGCAAATACGTTGAAGAGTTGCGCCGCACCTTCAAGTATCTGCCGTTTGCGCCGATCCTCTTCGTCTCGGCACTGACCGGGCAGCGCGTCAACAAAATCATGACAGAGGTCGAAAAGGTAGCTCAGGAGTATGTCAGAAGGATTCCCACGCCTCAGTTGAACAAGGTGCTCAGCGAGGCGGTCAAAGACCACCAGCCTCCCGTCTTTCAGGGAAAACGCCTGAAGTTTTTCTATGTTACCCAAGACGGCATCCGGCCGCCTAGTTTTGTGATTTTCGTCAACCGCGCTGAAGGTGTCCATTTTTCCTATGAGCGCTATTTGGGCAACAAGTTGCGGGAAGCTTTCGGTTTTACGGGAACCCCTCTGCGGCTTTATTTTAAGGATCGGGAGCGTCAGGCGTAG
- the era gene encoding GTPase Era gives METGKEIFHSGFVSLIGRPNVGKSTLLNAILGQKIAITSNKPQTTRNRILGIHNVEAGQILFLDTPGIHKARGRLNKFMVDQALAACADVDVILFLVEANDPPGGGDDFIIELLSRSQIPVILVINKMDLVPRERLLPLMATYAARFPFREIVPVSALTRDGLDDLVATVKALLPEGPRYYPEDMVTDLPERFIVAEMIREQILRQSREEVPYGVAVTVEAFTESPEKNLVVINAVIHVERDSHKRIVVGKGGARIRAIGQASRVAIERLLGCRVFLELFVKVQKNWTESERLLREFGYH, from the coding sequence TTGGAAACTGGTAAGGAAATATTCCATTCGGGGTTCGTCTCGCTCATCGGTCGCCCCAATGTCGGCAAATCAACCCTGCTCAACGCCATTCTCGGGCAGAAAATCGCGATCACGTCGAACAAGCCCCAGACGACCCGCAACCGCATTCTCGGCATTCACAACGTCGAGGCGGGACAGATCCTGTTCCTCGACACCCCCGGCATACACAAAGCGCGCGGGCGACTGAACAAGTTCATGGTCGACCAGGCGCTGGCCGCCTGCGCCGATGTCGACGTAATCCTCTTCCTTGTCGAAGCGAACGATCCGCCTGGCGGCGGCGACGATTTCATCATCGAACTGCTTTCCCGCAGTCAGATTCCCGTCATTCTGGTCATCAACAAGATGGACCTGGTCCCACGGGAGCGACTGCTGCCGCTGATGGCCACCTACGCCGCCAGGTTCCCTTTCCGCGAGATCGTCCCGGTTTCCGCCTTGACCAGGGATGGGCTCGACGATCTGGTTGCGACCGTGAAAGCGCTGCTCCCCGAGGGGCCTCGCTATTATCCGGAGGATATGGTGACCGATCTGCCGGAGCGGTTTATCGTTGCCGAGATGATCCGTGAGCAGATTCTCCGCCAGTCCCGGGAGGAGGTTCCCTACGGAGTGGCGGTGACGGTGGAGGCTTTCACCGAATCCCCGGAGAAGAATCTGGTCGTGATCAACGCGGTCATTCACGTCGAACGCGACAGTCACAAGCGGATCGTTGTCGGCAAGGGCGGGGCCAGAATCCGCGCCATCGGCCAGGCTTCGCGGGTTGCCATCGAGCGTTTGCTGGGGTGCCGGGTTTTTCTCGAGCTCTTTGTCAAAGTCCAGAAGAACTGGACCGAATCGGAACGCCTCCTGCGGGAATTCGGTTATCACTAG
- the tmk gene encoding dTMP kinase, whose amino-acid sequence MSLFITFEGIEGCGKTTQIRLLAERLRRSGLEVLVTREPGGCPIADAIRSILLHPGSSALVPRAELLLYAAARAQHVDEVIRPALSGGTLVLCDRFIDATVAYQGGGRGLDPSLIAGLNTLATDGLLPNLTLLLDMPAEEGLQRARRRNASAPEEDRFERENLDFHRRVRSVYLQLARQHERFMVIDATGSVDVVAERIGAAVEAVLTQKGPS is encoded by the coding sequence ATGTCACTTTTCATAACCTTTGAGGGAATAGAGGGCTGCGGCAAAACCACCCAGATCCGCCTGCTGGCCGAACGGCTGCGCAGAAGCGGACTGGAGGTTCTGGTCACCCGGGAACCGGGTGGCTGTCCCATCGCCGATGCCATTCGCAGCATACTCCTTCATCCCGGCAGCAGTGCGCTCGTCCCACGGGCCGAATTGCTGCTCTACGCCGCCGCTCGTGCCCAGCACGTAGACGAGGTCATCCGTCCGGCCCTGAGCGGCGGGACACTGGTTCTTTGCGACCGCTTCATCGATGCGACCGTTGCCTATCAGGGAGGCGGCCGCGGTCTTGATCCTTCACTCATCGCCGGGCTCAATACGCTGGCGACCGACGGGCTTCTGCCGAACCTTACCCTTCTGCTCGACATGCCGGCCGAAGAAGGATTGCAGCGGGCGCGACGGCGCAATGCGTCCGCCCCTGAAGAGGACCGTTTTGAACGGGAAAACCTCGACTTCCATCGCCGCGTAAGAAGCGTGTATCTGCAACTGGCCCGGCAGCACGAGCGTTTCATGGTGATAGACGCTACCGGGTCGGTCGATGTGGTAGCCGAGCGCATCGGAGCCGCAGTCGAAGCCGTGCTGACGCAAAAAGGGCCATCATGA
- the holB gene encoding DNA polymerase III subunit delta', whose translation MTFNQILGHDRQKDILRRAVDSGRLAHAYLFEGPEGIGKRLMALALVRAVFCQDGSGCGSCCACRKVDHHNHPDLHILEADGASIKIEQIRGLQKELSYRPLEAPKKVCLIDGAEKMNPAAGNSLLKTLEEPTGDALLILLTARPEGVLSTIRSRCQRLPFGRLPQEKLRQVLLERLGVDETQGHILAALSEGSFKKALGKDRDLYIEGRRTLLKSLTALSAGSVIPLFDLAHELAEQKEQLPEILEMFQAFYRDLLLFHHGRPEQELVNIDLMDKIRRTAGRETVPTLLRKLDAIAASRRQLDRNVNRELAMDVLLMHLAA comes from the coding sequence ATGACCTTCAACCAGATACTGGGACACGACCGCCAGAAGGACATCCTGCGCCGCGCCGTCGACTCGGGCCGGTTGGCCCACGCGTATCTGTTCGAGGGCCCGGAAGGAATCGGCAAGCGACTGATGGCGCTCGCCCTGGTCCGGGCGGTGTTTTGCCAGGACGGCAGCGGCTGCGGCAGCTGCTGCGCCTGCCGCAAAGTGGATCATCACAACCACCCCGATCTCCACATCCTGGAAGCCGACGGCGCCTCGATCAAGATCGAGCAGATCCGGGGCCTGCAGAAGGAACTCTCCTATCGTCCCCTGGAGGCGCCGAAGAAGGTCTGCCTCATCGACGGCGCCGAAAAAATGAATCCGGCAGCCGGCAACTCCCTCCTCAAGACCCTGGAGGAACCGACCGGAGACGCCCTGCTTATTCTTCTCACTGCGCGGCCGGAAGGGGTTTTGTCGACCATCCGTTCACGTTGTCAGCGACTCCCCTTCGGGCGCCTGCCGCAGGAGAAGCTGCGGCAAGTCCTTCTCGAGCGGCTGGGGGTGGATGAGACCCAGGGGCACATCCTGGCGGCCCTTTCCGAGGGAAGCTTCAAAAAAGCGCTGGGCAAGGACCGCGACCTCTACATCGAAGGGCGGCGGACGCTGCTCAAATCGCTGACCGCTCTTTCGGCCGGCAGCGTCATCCCCCTGTTCGATCTTGCTCACGAACTCGCCGAGCAAAAAGAACAATTGCCTGAAATACTCGAAATGTTTCAGGCCTTTTACCGTGACCTGCTGCTTTTCCACCACGGGCGTCCGGAACAGGAACTGGTCAATATCGACCTTATGGACAAAATTCGCCGTACCGCCGGACGGGAAACCGTTCCGACCCTGTTGCGCAAGCTCGATGCCATCGCCGCCAGCCGTCGACAGCTCGACCGCAACGTCAACCGGGAGTTGGCCATGGACGTCCTGCTGATGCACCTGGCCGCCTGA
- the wrbA gene encoding NAD(P)H:quinone oxidoreductase, which translates to MKVLVVYYSRYGHVRALARAVAEGVGSVPGVELVLRRVAEFPEVERTMAEDKYASAVWDEHRDVPVCTLEDLSQADGVVFGSPTRYGNMIAQMKSLIDSTAGLWLKGEMEGKPAGCFTSTATTHGGQETTLLTMMVPLLHLGMVIVGVPYSTPGMLHTEGRGGTPYGATAVAGPRNELKPTPEDLEIARALGKRVAEAAVKLRG; encoded by the coding sequence ATGAAGGTTCTGGTGGTCTACTATTCGCGTTACGGCCATGTCCGCGCTCTGGCCAGAGCGGTAGCGGAAGGGGTGGGTTCGGTGCCGGGCGTCGAGCTGGTGCTGCGGCGGGTGGCGGAGTTCCCGGAGGTGGAAAGGACCATGGCCGAGGACAAGTACGCCAGCGCGGTATGGGATGAGCACAGGGACGTCCCGGTCTGCACCCTGGAGGACCTGAGCCAGGCGGACGGGGTGGTCTTCGGCAGCCCGACGCGCTACGGCAACATGATCGCCCAGATGAAGAGCCTGATCGACTCGACGGCCGGGCTCTGGTTGAAAGGGGAGATGGAGGGGAAGCCGGCCGGCTGCTTCACCTCCACCGCCACCACCCACGGCGGCCAGGAGACGACCCTGCTCACCATGATGGTCCCCCTGCTGCACCTGGGGATGGTGATCGTCGGCGTCCCCTACTCGACCCCGGGGATGCTGCACACCGAGGGACGCGGCGGCACCCCCTACGGGGCGACGGCGGTGGCGGGGCCGCGCAACGAGCTCAAGCCGACACCCGAGGACCTGGAGATCGCTCGGGCGTTGGGGAAGAGGGTGGCCGAGGCGGCGGTGAAGCTGCGGGGGTAG
- a CDS encoding stage 0 sporulation family protein: MIRLVPIKFRAAGRHYDFNALNFELRAGDRVVVETDRGRALGTVVEPPREVQRSAAPEDVKSIVRPATEEDIALANVNTAREKEALRFCQQRIKERRMEMKLVRAEYLFDGSKIIFFFTADGRVDFRELVKDLAHHFHTRIEMRQIGVRDEAKMIGGIGICGRELCCCTFLTEFAPVSVKMAKEQGLALNPNKISGQCGRLLCCLGYEFETYCSMRKNLPKCGRKVLIEGKGGEVIDQKILAQKVTLRMEDGKFMEVTAEQVERGQVAAPSPAVTPPSPAKNERERESRRPREPRLKREEKFRTAPPTAEPGTPAAPVTPAAPVTPAAPLSPAEPVEAADETAQSKSKRKRNRGRRRPRQK; encoded by the coding sequence ATGATTCGTCTCGTCCCCATCAAATTTCGCGCCGCCGGCCGGCACTACGATTTCAACGCCCTCAATTTTGAACTCAGGGCCGGCGATCGGGTGGTCGTTGAAACCGATCGCGGCCGGGCACTCGGCACCGTCGTGGAACCGCCGAGGGAGGTTCAGCGCAGTGCCGCTCCGGAGGATGTCAAGAGCATCGTGCGACCAGCCACCGAGGAAGACATTGCCCTGGCCAATGTCAACACGGCTCGTGAAAAGGAGGCATTGCGCTTCTGCCAGCAGCGTATCAAGGAACGCCGGATGGAGATGAAACTGGTGCGGGCCGAATATCTGTTCGACGGCTCCAAGATCATCTTTTTCTTCACGGCCGACGGCCGGGTCGATTTCCGCGAACTGGTCAAGGATCTCGCCCATCACTTTCATACGCGGATCGAAATGCGCCAGATCGGCGTTCGCGACGAAGCCAAGATGATTGGTGGCATCGGCATCTGCGGCCGCGAACTCTGCTGCTGCACCTTTCTCACCGAGTTTGCCCCGGTATCCGTCAAAATGGCCAAGGAGCAAGGCCTCGCCCTCAACCCCAACAAGATATCCGGCCAATGCGGCCGCCTTCTCTGCTGCCTGGGCTATGAATTCGAAACGTACTGCAGCATGAGGAAAAACCTCCCCAAATGCGGCCGCAAAGTCCTTATCGAGGGGAAGGGGGGCGAAGTCATCGATCAGAAGATACTGGCTCAGAAGGTCACGCTCCGGATGGAGGACGGCAAGTTCATGGAGGTTACGGCGGAGCAGGTCGAGCGGGGTCAGGTCGCCGCGCCGTCGCCTGCCGTCACGCCGCCGTCACCGGCAAAAAACGAAAGGGAGCGCGAATCCCGCCGGCCTCGGGAACCCCGACTGAAGCGTGAAGAAAAGTTCCGGACGGCACCACCGACGGCCGAACCGGGCACACCCGCCGCTCCGGTTACACCCGCCGCTCCGGTTACGCCCGCCGCTCCGCTTTCGCCCGCCGAACCGGTGGAGGCCGCCGATGAGACCGCCCAGAGCAAGAGCAAACGGAAAAGGAACCGGGGCCGACGTCGGCCCCGGCAAAAATAG
- the metG gene encoding methionine--tRNA ligase, whose amino-acid sequence MAKAFYITTPIYYVNDVPHIGHAYTTLACDVLARYKRARGFDVFFLTGTDEHGQKVEKAAQAKGETPLELADRVMKRFQALWEKLNVSNTDFIRTSQERHKKGVRHLFEKILATGDIYLGEYEDWYCTPCETFWTETQLMDGCCPDCGRPTEKLKESSYFFRMSKYQEQLIRHIEANPDFIQPRSRRNEILNFVKEGLRDLSISRTSFSWGIPVPGDEKHVIYVWFDALTNYITALGYPDDPDGDFGRYWPADVHVIGKDILRFHTVYWPTFLLAAGIPLPKKVFAHGWWTVEGQKMSKSLANVVEPNMLVDKYGVDAIRYFLLREVPFGLDGDFSHSALVHRINSDLANDLGNLVSRSTAMLGKYFDGALPAPVGTPEVDAAFIARFPAAVRAIEAHMDELAFNKALQAIWELVGAANKYIDETAPWTLAKDEAQRPRLGTVMYNLIEGIRLIGLLVAPYMPETAGKIMTTLGCDPADISLDGKDGWGGLKAGAKIAKAEPLFPRIEAE is encoded by the coding sequence ATGGCCAAGGCCTTCTACATCACCACCCCGATCTATTACGTCAACGATGTGCCGCACATCGGCCATGCCTATACCACGCTGGCCTGTGACGTGTTGGCCCGCTACAAACGGGCCCGCGGCTTTGACGTCTTTTTCCTGACCGGCACCGACGAGCACGGCCAGAAGGTGGAAAAAGCCGCCCAGGCCAAGGGGGAGACGCCGCTGGAACTGGCGGACCGGGTCATGAAGCGTTTCCAGGCACTCTGGGAGAAGCTCAACGTCTCCAACACCGACTTCATCCGCACCTCGCAGGAACGGCACAAAAAAGGGGTGCGGCACCTTTTCGAGAAGATACTGGCCACTGGCGACATCTATCTGGGCGAGTATGAGGACTGGTACTGTACGCCGTGCGAGACCTTCTGGACCGAGACCCAGCTGATGGACGGCTGCTGTCCCGACTGCGGCCGCCCGACGGAAAAGCTCAAGGAATCGTCCTATTTCTTCCGGATGAGCAAATACCAGGAGCAGTTGATCCGGCATATTGAAGCCAATCCGGACTTCATCCAGCCGCGCAGCCGGCGCAACGAGATTCTCAACTTCGTCAAGGAGGGCTTGCGCGACCTCTCCATCTCGCGCACCTCCTTTTCCTGGGGAATTCCGGTCCCGGGGGATGAAAAGCACGTCATCTACGTCTGGTTCGATGCGCTGACCAATTACATCACCGCCCTCGGCTACCCTGACGACCCGGATGGCGATTTCGGCCGTTACTGGCCTGCCGACGTGCATGTGATCGGCAAGGACATCCTGCGCTTCCACACCGTCTACTGGCCCACCTTCCTGCTCGCTGCCGGCATCCCTCTGCCAAAAAAGGTGTTCGCGCACGGCTGGTGGACCGTCGAGGGGCAGAAGATGAGCAAGAGCCTGGCCAACGTGGTGGAACCGAACATGCTGGTCGACAAGTACGGAGTCGACGCCATCCGCTACTTCCTGCTGCGCGAGGTCCCCTTCGGACTCGACGGCGACTTCTCCCATTCGGCCCTGGTGCACCGGATCAACTCCGACCTTGCCAATGACCTGGGGAACCTGGTCAGCCGCTCCACGGCCATGCTCGGCAAATACTTCGACGGCGCCCTCCCCGCCCCTGTCGGCACCCCTGAAGTGGACGCGGCTTTCATCGCCCGTTTCCCCGCCGCCGTCCGCGCCATCGAAGCTCACATGGACGAACTCGCCTTCAACAAGGCGCTGCAGGCGATCTGGGAGTTGGTCGGCGCGGCCAACAAGTACATCGACGAAACCGCCCCCTGGACTCTGGCCAAGGACGAGGCGCAGCGCCCCCGACTGGGAACGGTCATGTACAACCTGATCGAGGGAATCCGCCTGATTGGCCTGCTGGTCGCCCCTTACATGCCCGAAACCGCCGGCAAGATCATGACGACCCTCGGCTGCGACCCGGCGGACATCTCCCTCGATGGGAAGGACGGCTGGGGCGGACTCAAGGCCGGAGCAAAAATCGCCAAGGCAGAACCCCTCTTCCCGCGCATCGAAGCGGAATAA
- a CDS encoding TatD family hydrolase: MSLPLLIDTHAHLDSGQFAADLDAVIARAGDNGISHILTIGCDLASSRESVKIAAAHPSIYAAVGIHPHDAGEADAAGLDELRRLAREPKVVAIGEIGLDFYRDRSPREVQRQSFRQQLRLAREVGLPVIVHDREAHDEVLQILREERASEVGGVLHCFSGDLAMARACIGLGFYISFPGTITYPKNEAAREVVRALPVDQMLVETDCPYLAPQTCRGRRNEPAFVRHTAEAIATIKGLTIEDVARITTLNAFNLFGIGEVDMTSKIAYRIRDSLYLNITNRCTNACIFCAKFKDFTVKGHHLRLEYEPTAAQVLAAIGDPTRFQEVVFCGYGEPLIRLDLIREIAAWLKAKGVKVRINTDGQANLVHGRNILPELEGLVDAVSVSLNAPDAETYQRLCRSKFGAQGYEAVKAFLVAAKGHIPSVTATAVGLPGVDMAACRRVAEELGVEFREREYNEVG; encoded by the coding sequence ATGTCCCTACCCCTTTTAATCGACACCCACGCCCACCTCGACAGCGGCCAGTTCGCCGCCGACCTGGATGCCGTCATCGCCCGCGCCGGCGACAACGGCATCAGTCACATCCTCACCATCGGCTGCGACCTCGCCAGTTCCCGGGAAAGCGTGAAGATCGCCGCGGCGCACCCCTCCATCTACGCTGCCGTCGGCATCCACCCACATGACGCCGGCGAGGCCGACGCGGCCGGGCTCGATGAGCTGCGCCGGCTCGCAAGGGAGCCAAAAGTTGTCGCCATCGGCGAAATCGGCCTCGATTTCTACCGGGACCGCTCCCCGCGCGAGGTGCAGCGGCAATCCTTCCGCCAGCAACTCCGCCTGGCCCGCGAAGTCGGTCTGCCGGTCATCGTCCACGACCGCGAGGCGCACGACGAAGTGCTGCAGATCCTGCGCGAGGAGCGGGCTAGCGAAGTCGGCGGCGTCCTGCACTGCTTCAGCGGCGACCTCGCCATGGCCAGGGCCTGCATCGGGCTCGGCTTCTACATCTCCTTCCCCGGCACCATCACCTACCCGAAGAACGAAGCCGCCCGCGAGGTGGTGCGCGCCCTTCCCGTCGACCAGATGCTGGTGGAGACCGACTGCCCGTACCTCGCTCCCCAGACCTGCCGCGGCCGGCGCAATGAACCGGCCTTCGTCCGCCACACCGCCGAGGCGATTGCCACCATCAAGGGGCTGACCATCGAGGACGTAGCCCGCATCACCACCCTCAACGCCTTCAACCTGTTCGGCATCGGCGAGGTCGACATGACCAGCAAGATCGCCTACCGCATCCGCGACTCGCTCTACCTCAACATCACCAACCGCTGCACCAACGCCTGTATCTTCTGCGCCAAGTTCAAGGACTTCACCGTCAAGGGGCACCACCTGCGGCTGGAGTACGAGCCGACTGCGGCGCAGGTGCTGGCGGCGATCGGCGATCCGACCCGCTTCCAGGAGGTGGTCTTCTGCGGCTACGGCGAACCGCTGATCCGCCTCGACCTGATCCGGGAGATCGCCGCCTGGCTGAAGGCGAAGGGCGTCAAGGTGCGCATCAACACCGACGGCCAGGCGAACCTGGTGCATGGCCGCAACATCCTGCCGGAGCTCGAAGGCCTCGTCGACGCCGTCTCCGTCTCGCTGAACGCACCGGACGCCGAGACCTACCAGAGGCTCTGCCGGTCGAAGTTCGGTGCGCAGGGGTACGAGGCGGTCAAGGCGTTTCTTGTGGCGGCGAAGGGACACATCCCCTCGGTCACCGCGACTGCAGTCGGCCTGCCGGGGGTCGATATGGCGGCCTGCCGGCGGGTGGCGGAGGAACTGGGGGTGGAGTTTCGGGAGCGGGAGTACAACGAGGTGGGGTAG
- the rnc gene encoding ribonuclease III, with translation MEIRDCEEALQARIAYHFNNPALLRESLTHKSFSNEHPGESVPHNERLEFLGDAVLDLVVSHGIFRNFPALPEGELTRIRAEVVSEKGLAAIARELGLGSCLQLGRGEERSGGRDKESLVADGLEALLGAVFCDGGFDRVCSVVDGLFGPAVALSASRKAGIDHKTRLQELLQARHGHPPVYVLTRTEGPDHQRLYTVEVRLDNRTIGMGQGRNKKGAEQAAACEALARMDN, from the coding sequence GTGGAAATAAGGGATTGCGAAGAGGCATTGCAGGCGAGGATTGCCTACCATTTCAACAATCCTGCCCTACTGCGCGAGTCTCTGACCCACAAATCGTTCAGCAACGAGCACCCGGGCGAATCCGTTCCGCACAATGAAAGGCTTGAATTTCTCGGGGACGCCGTCCTCGATCTGGTCGTCAGCCACGGGATCTTTCGCAATTTTCCCGCTCTGCCGGAAGGCGAGCTGACCCGTATCCGCGCCGAAGTCGTCAGCGAAAAGGGGTTGGCGGCTATTGCCCGCGAGTTGGGCCTTGGCAGTTGCCTTCAGCTCGGTCGCGGGGAAGAGCGCAGCGGGGGCCGGGATAAGGAGAGCCTGGTCGCGGATGGCCTGGAGGCTTTGCTGGGCGCCGTTTTCTGCGATGGTGGTTTTGATCGCGTTTGCTCCGTCGTCGATGGGCTGTTCGGTCCGGCGGTTGCGCTCTCGGCCAGCCGCAAGGCGGGTATCGATCACAAGACCCGCTTGCAGGAGTTGTTGCAGGCCCGCCACGGGCATCCTCCCGTCTATGTGTTGACCCGTACCGAGGGGCCCGACCATCAGCGGCTTTACACCGTCGAGGTTCGGCTCGACAACCGGACGATCGGCATGGGCCAGGGCCGGAACAAGAAGGGAGCCGAGCAGGCGGCCGCCTGCGAGGCACTTGCCCGTATGGACAATTAG